In Mesoplodon densirostris isolate mMesDen1 chromosome 5, mMesDen1 primary haplotype, whole genome shotgun sequence, a single window of DNA contains:
- the LOC132490577 gene encoding proline-rich protein 23C-like — protein sequence MGSRPRSPSASPADRWGPHPGGRGPAKRRRTEEPAGPESKSRAAPSLDNLTWPPTADTLVFVVVLPTGCALHVPLADVDLLLEPEPTSVRQVSLGDRILMLVPEALLGSGVEGPWGQGLGRGAFLSAPGEYMALEPGFFCAAVPEIARQEEVNEEDAHADADFLPPGTEAASVSVAGLRPSAGCMSGFDLLGQASELSPRAPNTSPERRSPHHDDNLDLHLPEPFPDSPLQPLPPSPSPGPHQRPQRPHGPPCKTRKCLFP from the coding sequence ATGGGCAGCCGGCCCCGCAGCCCCAGCGCCTCCCCTGCGGACCGGTGGGGACCGCATCCCGGAGGACGGGGCCCCGCCAAGCGCCGGCGAACGGAGGAGCCCGCGGGCCCCGAGTCCAAGTCCAGGGCGGCGCCCAGCCTGGACAACCTGACCTGGCCCCCGACCGCGGACACGCTCGTCTTCGTGGTGGTCCTGCCCACCGGCTGTGCCCTGCACGTGCCCCTGGCCGACGTCGACCTGCTGCTGGAGCCCGAGCCCACGTCCGTGAGGCAAGTGTCTCTTGGAGATCGCATCCTCATGCTGGTCCCCGAGGCCCTCCTGGGCTCGGGTGTGGAAGGCCCGTGGGGACAGGGCCTGGGACGGGGCGCTTTCCTGAGCGCTCCCGGGGAGTACATGGCCCTGGAGCCGGGATTCTTCTGcgcagctgtcccagagatcgCCCGCCAAGAAGAGGTCAACGAGGAGGACGCACACGCTGACGCTGACTTCCTGCCGCCTGGGACTGAGGCTGCTTCAGTCTCAGTCGCTGGGCTCCGCCCCTCGGCTGGATGTATGTCTGGCTTCGACCTGCTGGGCCAAGCCTCAGAGCTGTCCCCTCGGGCCCCCAACACTAGTCCAGAGAGACGCTCTCCTCACCACGACGACAACCTAGACTTGCACCTTCCAGAGCCCTTCCCTGACTCACCACTCCAACCTCTACCTCCCTCTCCAAGTCCAGGTCCTCACCAGCGTCCCCAACGCCCTCATGGTCCTCCATGCAAGACCCGGAAATGCCTGTTCCCTTAA